CCTTAAATATCCTTTTCACTTAGCAAGCAATGGAGTTTCAAATCCCTGTTCTATAAACATACACTTCACAAATACCCTGCATAagatagcagtggttcccaaccttggataacccaggtgttcttggactgtatctcccagaaaccccagtcagcacagctggtgctgaagggtTCTGGGAATGGCTGTCCAAGACCACCTGGGctactcaaggttaggaaccactgctctaaagggttATCCAATGCATTAGTCATTGTTTCCAGCAAGTGATTGCAATCGTTTTCTCTGTTTCAAAAGCAGATCTACGAATTGTGCTAAGAACTATTCCGTTTGGCTGCCAATTATTTGTACATTCAATCAGAAGCAAGCTCCACTCTATTCAGCAGGTCCTAATCACTGTGTACTTCAGCTGGACAGGGAGCACCTCCTGGGAGGTCCATTCGTTCCACCTTCATCCTCAGAGGTAAGTCCTCTACCACCATACCACCACCTTTTCAGCCTCCTGGCCAAGCCCTTTCTCAAACATGGCTTGTGCTGAAGATACGTCTCTCTATACATGGATGTGGCTTACCTTCTCTAATGGTATGATTTCAGTCCTTTGgcagagaaggctgttctctGAAAGCAAGGCCACCACTTGCAACATGGCTTGCTGGGTACAGTTCAAGCTGACTCGTGTCTGCTCTTCACCGTCAACTCTTGGAAAAAGCAAAGTGGAGGTTTTTCAGTTAAAATGCCTGCTAGGCCCTATTAATCATCCTTATGTTGACTAATATTTAAATGTTAATTCTAGACTTCTCTCTTGAAGGGAAACCCCTGATGGCATTGCTGTTACACCATCTCACTGTTTTATGTCATACACTTTCTGCGCCTAGCCACCCCGCTCAAGTTGGTAGGCTCTCAAATCTAATAAAGGCTGTGACACATGTCTTCCCAGCTCTGGGCTGCATCAGATGCAGGACCAGAACACATGGGGCAGCCCCCCCTCCCGCTGTGTGGGAGATCCCATGCCTTGCATGTCAAAGGTTACAGGGCTTAACCCcagtttttcccatttaaaatactAGGGAGCCACTGATGGGAAAGACCTCTCTGCCTAGGGAGCTGCTGTCAGTcaaaacaaaggacactgggccAGATGGATAAATTGTTTTGACCGGATGTGAGGCTGTTTTCTGTATTCCCCAGCTGCACCCCTCCATATAGAAGGGACAGATCAGACCCACTATCCTGTTAAAAGAGAAGATGAGCAACCCCACTGACTTGGTCAGGCTAGAAGCAAGACCTAAGAAATGCTTGGTTCTATAGACTTTACCAGCTTAGAAAGGCCAGTGTACAAAACCCAGACACCAAATGAtttatttggtataagctttCTTAGGAAACAAATCATACTTCAGCAGATATATATCTGGAGTGAAGGAaatcactttttttgtttttgactaATACAATGTCAAATCCCTTTTTCTTACAAGACACAGTAAACCTAGCTGATCAGAAATGTCTCTGAATAAGATCAAGCTAGTCAAGTTATGCTGGTTTTGCATGTGATTCAGCCCTCTGTTATTTTTTTCACGCATCTTTGCTACTAAATCAGGACTCGGAGAAATGTTTCTTTACAAGACCTTGATGGCTTCCGGCAACCTGACATTGTTCACCAAAGAGATACGAGCCTTGGATTGCTTTCGCCAATACCTAGCAGAGACAGTGGTGACGAGCGAAACCTCTGACAACGCACACACCCTGGACAAAACTGTTTCCAAGTTTTCACCAGGGCAAGCACTGAATTCAACCCGGTAGGACCCTCCTGTAGGGTAAGTCAAAGCCACCGCAGGCTGGATAGGAACGGAGGTGCAGGCTCCTtggggaaaagaaagcaaaatgcccAATTATTTATACAGCACAACAGGCAAAGCTGAACCTACCCAGAAACCAAACCACACACCTTAAAGTAAACAATGTCCCATTTTAGCCGCTATTATAAATTTTAATCTACAGACTGTTCAAGTTCCATGCCAGCTTATTGGGATTATCCCTACCATACGTAAACGTATGAAGTGGTATATGcaaactgccggatagctcaggggtttaggtctctggctctaGAGCCggagattgggaatttgattccccccatctgtgccttcttgacaggggctggacttgatgatccatagggacccttccagctctgcagttctaagctgagGATGATGAAACAGTGAGCACGCGTACCTTCCAAGGCAATGAGTTACAACCCTATAAATGAGAGTTGGAGAATGTGTGGCTTTCCAGACGTTGTCAGACTGCAGCCCTTCCATGCCTTGCCCTCTGGCGATGCTAGCCAGATCTGAGGGGAGTTGTTGCCAAgcaatattttttgggggggaacccCAACATTCCTTACCCCTGCATTAACATATACCCCCAAACATTATTAAGCAGCTTGTGAAGGGAAGATAGCTCTTTCTCCTCTCGTAGTAATCTGCTGCATCTTTTAGGGTGGGCACAACAGAGCAGTACCTCTCCTCAGATGGGCTATTTGGACATAACAGAGACAGGTTATTCCTCCCCTTCCTTGCCCAATCCGCTCTCTTGCCTACATGGATGTCTGCCTCCTATGGCTACAAGGTTAGGACTTAAGTACTGTATAAGGTTCAATTAATACAATTTAAAGAGGTTTGTAAACAAAGCCTCACGTGCCAAAGATAAAGGTTCTTACTAGCTGCCTCAACTGCATACTTTAATTAACAAAATGTGCAAAGAGTTTTGAACAAGAGGGAGTAACCAGAGCAGCGATTTTCCCCCCAACCCCTTCACTCCCTGcacattttgcaagacagcaacaTTGGTAAGGTATAAACCAGATTGTGGTCAGAGATACTGTCTGTTCACAGGCAGCAGCATGACAGCCTGTGAATGGTATGACTGGGATACTTTTTTAAGCATCGCTCACTGTCGTGATTCTGTAATGcaaagaaacacaaagcaattccCAGGTAACTCTTGCTTGCAGGAATAAGGTAAAATGCGTTCATGTTTCAGATTTGTGAATCCAGAATGAATGGCAATGAAGTGGACCTGGCacttcagctgtttgcaatgttTTGTTAATGCACATGGTTAAGAATCAGGACCAGCTAAGATAGGCCCCTTCCCACATTGGCTGTACGGTGGAGCATGAGATGTTCCTGAGGATGTACTGTTAACACATACAGCCCATCCACATGGACAGGGTACTCTACAGTCAGTGCAGATCTAACATAGACATGACACTCCAGCCTCTTCCCTGTAGTCAAGATCTTGGGGAGGGGATCACGTGATCCCTTCTCGAAGCTCTTCCATTTTCTAGCATTAACTTTCTCTGCCCCTAACCATGACTTTGATTTACCTCCTGCACTAACCTCAGTTGCAGTTAACACTGAACAGGGATTACCCCCCTTTAATCAAATCTGGAAAGAGTCTGACAAGATCAACACAGAGTACTGACCACAGTTAAGAGACAACTCAGCCATAACTCACCATGATTAAGAGACAAATGTTTTGCACAGAGCAGGAGAGCATGCAGTCCACTCCTATAATCTCAATTATTGCATAagaatttaaatatttattttcttacatTCTTACCCTGCCTGTCTAGTGGTCAGTACTCTGAGTAGCTCTGGTCATGTTTTGAAACCATGAAATCTATATTCTGCTCATTACTTTTCTAAATACCCAGGAGGCAATCTGGCTTCTTCTGATATTGCCATCTGTTTGCAAACCATCATTTGAGATACTCAAGCCTGCTGCCCCTGCAGTGCTATTCAACGGTAAAGACAGCAGGACTCATAAATATTAGGACAACTGCTAGGATCAAAAAATCTTTAAAGCACAAAGAGAGGTTCTGGTTGATCTTGCCTTGTACTAATTTGTGATTCTTTGACACTtgttttgcatatacagtggtgcctcgcttaacgagtgcctcgtttagcgattaattcgcataacgatggttttttaaagaaaataatatgcaccgtttaacgatgtttcctatgggtgaatttcgcttagcgaagtttgggaccatgcttcgcatagcgaatgcgtttttaggtcccctgcttcacttagcgatgtttgttttttcattttaaaaagtgtcttaaaatggtcaaaacggttctaaatgcttggattagttagagcaccttctaaaatgggtgcaaacttaatttggctttgatctgacttttcgttaatttttgctgaatttttttctcccccataggaaacaatggagctgtcaaaatttgacagctccattgtttcctatgggggagaaaaaaattcacaaaaatttaacaaaaagtcagcaactgttttaaatgcttgggttcgttagaggaccttctaaatcgtgtgcaaactaagtttggctttgttctgagtcttcgttaattttttgtgaattttttcctcccccataggaaacaatggagctgtcaacttttgacagctgtcaaaagttggtgggggagaaaaaaaatcagcaaaaattaatgaaaagtcagatcaaagccaaattaagtttgcacccgttttagaaggtgcagaaactattccaagcatttaaaaccgtttttgacccttttatggcacacttaaatttgcaaaaattgacttcgctaaaccattgaaatgcattgaataggcttccaatggaggaaacattgtatcgcttaacgatgtttcctatgggttttttttgcttaaggacggcaatccgttcctattggaacggattaaccggttttcaatgcattcctatgggaaatggcgtttcgcataacgatgttttcacatagcgattttttggggaacgaattaacatcgttaagcgaggcgccactgtatttaaTAAGAAGAATGTCTCACCAAGCCCTTTGGCAAGCCAGTTATTGACTCCGTGGGGTACAGCGTCGTAGGCTGTATGAGGAGAATAAATACCAACTCGGTTCTCCAGAGCCCGGATCACCAGACGCTCTTTCCATGTCTTCCATGTTATGCGTTTCAATGGCTGGAAAATAGGTGGGTGGTAAGAAAGGATGAGGTCGGCTTTCTTCTGCAGTGCTTCCTCCATCACCTCCTCTGTTAGGTCGTTGGTCAGAAAGAGCGTACTGACAGGGTGGGGAGGGCTGGGCTCAACCAGAAGCCCCACATTGTCCCAACTTTCAGCAAGAGAGAGCGAAGCAAAATCGTTTAGGGAAGAAACCAAAACTTTCAGATCCATGAAGGCTCGCAAAGGAAAATGAATCCAGGACTGTACTCGCAGAAAGTGTTGAGGAATCAGTTTCAGACAAGATGGTTGCATGCGGATTTCTAAAGAATTCAGAAGCAAGAAACAGAATTAGgaatattaaaaaaggaaaataaagtgtGAAAAGACTTCATCATCACACAGGTACACATATTATAAAAACTGAAAAGAATGACCCCCTCCTCAGTGCAATCCATTCTAAGATAGAAAAAGTTTATATGCAGATTTAAACAACAGTCAGCCACCTccagcacttttttttaaaaaaaacttgctttaacTCCTTACTTAATAGAGTTCTGGGGAACTGAAAGCTTGCACAGAAAGATAAAGATATTGTGCTTAAGTGTTTTagcattttcctttgatttttttcttttgggcaACCCTACCATTTGCTCTTTTCAACAAGTCTTATGACACTTCAAAAACGAACAAACGTAGTACGCCATGAGCCTTTGTGGATCCAGATCATTTCATCAGCTGCAACTCTACTTTTTGTTTACATATGGGTGCGTgtcttatttacagtatttaaatttgTTCAATGCACACTCCACCTTCTCATCAATGAACTCAAGTCTGCTTGCATGGTTCTCCTCCACTTTATCTCCTAAACACCTCTGTAAAGTATATCAAGACAGTCCAAGATGGATTTCATGGCACAatagaaatttgaacccaggactcctaaACTGTAGTCCAATATTCCAGCCACTGCACCACATTAGCCCCTGGCCTGCAAATAAAATGCTCAAACAGAAGGTCCATGCTAGCCATACCTCTGTTTGGTCTCAACAAACCCACTATTAATTCCTACTGAAATTAAGAGGAATTTCTTAGCTTGGCTGAGAAGTCAGGGGATGCGAGTTTTTATCCCCACGGTGGCTCCAAGGAAGGGACCAACCAAGATCACCTGTCCTGGAGTATGTTGGGCTGGCAGAGGTGGTTACATACATGCCCTGCCACTTGCATGGCCAGGCCCAGCTGCACTGTTCCAAGATGCCACCAGAAAGAGGAACCGAAGACCACATCAGAGTAGACTGcacacctagaaaactctgggaggACTGCCACCAATTGGAAGCAACACAATCATCCATAATGGGGATGTGTGCATCCGTGTCAGAATAATATAGGGATTCTATGCACTGAGTCGATTCCAGCATATGGTGATTCAACCACCCACCACCCCCAAGGGGTTTCTACCCATATACATGGAATCAAGCATGGTTTACCCGTCTCTCCTTCTGGTGCCGCTCTGGGGTCTGTGACCGTGGGCGAAGCAGCGCAAGTTCACACCGTAAATATCTgaacccctttccccccctccccgcgagtcCACACATTTGTGCCTATATAAAACATAAATCGACCAGAGCGGGTCAATTTGCCGCCTTCCGTGCCTGTTCCGTTCGGGCATACAGATAGCTTTGCAACGTGAGAAGGATCTCGTCCCCCGAAGCCCCTTTCCAGAGCAGCCGTCGCTCCCTCCGCCTCCGCCGCCCGCCTCCTCCCCGGCAGCTTTTCCTCGCCATTCTATCCAACGGAGcagccaccattttgtttttggGACACAAAGCGGACTCTCCCGGGCCCTTGGGCCGCCACAATCCTCGCCCTCCCGTAGGGCGCGTCAGACGGGCGTGCAGCGTTCACACTACTCACCAATGGCGCCCCAGCCCCGGACAACGCGCGGCGGCTTCTCCCCGCCCGCCTCCGGGAGTGGGACGAGGCTCGTTCCGACGACGCAACAGAACacgcgaggaggaggaggcgtggAGAACAGGCACGCGTTGCGGGCAGCCGCAGGAGCTGGCCTGCGTGGTGGAAAGGAGGAGACGAAGGCCgcggagcgagaggttgggagttcgagtcccCAAGGGGGCCTCTTTGAAGGGTGGAACGGGATCATTTATAGGGTGCCttctcagctctgcagttctcggattattattattattattgcagtaTGGGCTGCAGGTTATGTTAAAGCGTTTTAAGGTGACGCACGAATGTGTCGCTGCCTCATGTTGTAACTCTAGGTTAAGAAAAGTGCAACTTTGCTTCTCCCCATCCCAGCAGTTCCTCGTTAGGTATGGAACGAGAGAGAAGCGTGGGGAGTCTCGGCGCCACTCTTTTAGTCTGCGGatggccttctccccccccccccccgggcgttTGGGTCTAGCTGACATTTCCAGGTGTTTCCAGCTGTTCTGTTGTTATTTACAGGAGGCCTGAAGAGGAGCGGATTTCCTGGCTGCAGAGATGGTGAGGCTGATTTCACTCTCTTCCTAAGTCCTTgcgaggtttttttttaaaaaagaaaaacaggtagCTGTCCtttcatatttattattttgtgttCATACATTATCTCAGAATAGTGAATCCATGAAAACAGACTAGTGGCATTGGTTAAAGTTCATGAAAACTAAAATTAGCCTTTGATGGAAGGCAGCTGATGCTGGAGTGTGTTTCTTGAGTTAAGAGTCAACAAAGTGTATCACACCAACATCTTTTGAGGGCAAAAGAAAGAATAAGGccttacagtgtgtgtgtgtgtgtgtatttatttatttattctttatttatttattgctttaaactccccccccccctttggaactGTCTCTACATTGAACATTGAGAGGAGAAGGAATATACAGTAAGTGCCTGCTGCAGGATGCATTTTTGTTGCTCTTTTGCTAAATGTCCTGAATTGAAAGGCCACCCAATATATTCTTGGCTGGGGGGAGATTCCATGTACTTATATGACACTTAGATATTTGTTAAAAATACTTACATATAAATGATACCTGGATCACAAGATTCTCTCTGTTCCACTGGATTTTGCAGAATATTTCAGATCTCAGAAAAAGGACTTTGCCATTTTTGATACATTCAGTGATACTCTTGAGTTTTCTTCTTAGATCTTATGAATATTCAATTCCATTCCTAGTTTTACTTTCTCCTTACCTCTCAGCAATGCCCCTACCATTAGGTAGACTGGGGCAGCTTCTTCatttactgtagtttctatggacggaaaagagcagatacggattaaatggttttcaatgcattcctatgggaaatgcagattcaacataagaagttttcaacttgagaaccaccttccaatacggattaagttcttaagtagagaccccactgtaccagatacagtggacccttgacttacagacggcttgatttacagactttttgagttacagacttctctggccgcaaaatttaggtttgacttgcagactgagatttgacttacagaccagaaaaaacccaaaatggaacaaaaacggcctgttacgggattaattggttttcaatgcactgtaggttaatggagacttgacttacagactttttgacttgagaaccgccttccaatacggattaagttctcaagtcaaaaccccactgtaCATAGGGGTGGGGGAACTTCCCCTGCTCTTGGAAGATACAGCTGGTCTTCCACCTCTGTAAACTGACCTGCTGCTCTCCAGGGTGGTGGAGGGATGAAGTCAAGGCAGCTTCTGCACACGGAATGGAGGAAGGTGCTATCTTGGCTTTTGCCTGAATAGCGAAATGTCTTGGGTCAGACTTGGCTGTATCTTAAATTATGATTTTTATATGAATCTTCATTTCTTGCAAAGGGAGTAGCATCTCAAGAAAATCTGCTTATTTGATGGGCAATATAAAACATTTACTTTCTAGTATTCTGAGCTCAATGGTTGAGCCATGTAAATCATTTAGGGTGGTGTAATCACTTTGTGTATGTTGATCTCATTCCTCTTATCAGTTCATCTTCAACTGTATGGATTTAATTGGGGATTCTTTTTAATGTGTTGGTGGAAAAACTAAAGTAATAATTCAATTAAATTgtctgaattaataatttatcttATTCCACTCTAATCCACAGGCTGTGACATTGCACACCGATGTGGGAGATATTAAAATAGAGCTATTCTGTGAACGAACACCCAAGGCTTGTGAAGTATGTAATGGAACTATAAAACTGGCTGTTTGTAATGTAAACAAGTATCCGTGTTCTGCTGGTTTAGTGACTCCTGCTTGAAGCTGCTAGGTTGGGTGTTTTCATGATTCAATAGCCTTTATATCACAGTATACCGTAATTGACCCAATAACCAAAGCCTTTTAGATTTGTTAATCAAGGTTTGCAGCAAAATCAACATaatcttgtgacatcttaaagatgaACGCATTTTAGTAGTATAAGAGTTTATAGACTCTATTCTGTCTCCGTCTCTGAAGTGCACCTGAAAATGCAATTGCAGAAGAGGTCTGGTCCATGAACGTTTATGCCAACAAAACAAAGGATGGACATGAATGGCTAAAGACCAAGAAATCGTAAAATGTAAAACACAAAATGTAAAAAGTTAGAATACTTTGTCAtataatgagaaatgaaatgtACACATTGTCACTGCTGGTCATCCATGGTAAAGTAGTtcaggaaggagaaaaatgtcTTGGGTGAAGCCCCTTGGAGATTGTTTGAGATGCAGCAGAACATGGCTGTTAGAACTGCTGCATCCAAAGTTAGAAGAGTCATGATGATGTCCAGTTTTCAAGCAGAGGGGAAGACAGAGAGTCAAAAGATATCATCATATTCATGAGGTCTTTATGCAGAGGTTTATCATTTATGGGctttaaaaagtgttattttttCTGCTTTCCAGGTTGTCTTATTTTATCAGTTTATAATCTATTCTTTACTTGCTTTTTAAACATACTTTCTCAATCTTGTTTTCAATTTACTATTACTGAGCTTGGTTGCCTTTAAATGTCTGCTGTTTTCCCATGTACATGAGCCCTTAGGTTTTCTGTGGTTCACTGAACCTTAGTTGACTGTGATTTCCAGAAAAAGTTGTGTTCGCACTGGGCCTTGAAATGTGTGTCTCTCTCATAGATTGTGTATCATTGCTACGTTATTTCTTAACtagctttcttgttctttctgcaGAATTTTCTGGCTCTCTGTGCTAGCGACTACTACAGTGGCTGTATTTTTCACCGAAATATCAAAGGCTTTATGGTGCAGACAGGTGATCCAACAGGTACTTCATTTTGTTAaaagtttgcttgttttattaAAGTAATATGTATGTGACTTTTCAAAATTAGAAGTGTTTCCAAATCAAACTATTTTTATAAAAGCTCATACAGTATCTGAAGCAATAGAGCCATTAATATTATTGAAATAGCAATAAACTTAAACCTTTTTTCCTTAAAACCTGAATATAGTTAATAGTAGCATAATATGCATTCTAGTGCCTGCAGGTAAACGCAGATTACAAGGTATTCTacaaacaaatttaaacaaaatcAGTCATAGTAAAAGCAGTTTTGATTCCAGTTTGAATTGAAATAAAGATCCCTTGAGGGACTGCTTGAAAGAAAATAGGAAGAACGTCAGATATATTTGTCTGGGGTAGGTAATTTTATATTTCCACTAGTCCAATTGCACCTGCTGATGACCTGTAAGGGACCTTGCTGAGGATGAGCAGGTTGGCCTAGGAGACCACCTGAACACCCATTCTGTTCTGTTATGAAAAACCAGTGAGTACCAGTTCAACAgagaaatagttttaaaaatagataatgtAATCTTCCAGTcttgaaatatatttctcttcccttgCAATATATTTCCATTGTTACAGGTAGCTGTCAAGGTTGCTCAAGTATTTTTCAACACAATTTTCAGCAAACCTTTTGCAGCTGCTtgttaaatttaaagaaaaatatgtttcTGAGTATAGGTATTTGTTAGTCCACTTTCTTCACCCTCAAGAAAGGGACTATTTTGCTTTCATGCTCATATAAGGATACCTTTCTGTTTGGCTGAGCCTTTGTCAGTTTGCTGAAAACATGTAGGAGTAGGTAGCTTTTTCTTCCGGACAAATGAGAGAGTGACCCAGTGTCTCAATTTGTCAAACTTTTCATTTCCCCTCTGCAcctcttctcctgctctttcagGTTCTGGAAAAGGAGGAATTAGTATTTGGGGTAGAAAATTTGAAGATGAGTATAGTGAATACTTAAAGGTATGTTttgttctttcaattttttccccatattcTGTATTTTGTGAAGAAGCTGCTTTGAGCTTCGTGCAACTGTGCACTGCAGATCAGATCTTTTCTTTGTCTCTGGTAAAAGTGTCAGCACCCCCAGCATAGTGAGCAGAACAGTGGTTCCCCCGCTTGGGATTCCAGATGGAGGGCCAAAGTTCCCCACCTTCCTTAAGGTTAAGGTTATTCAAACATGGGCTGAAAGCTACTGGAGATGGCAAATCAGTGGCATAATACTAACCATGCTATCCATCACATGCTTGGTTGTGGTTTTGATTTTATTAAAAGCATTCAGTTTAGGGAGAACTTTGGTGTAAATATTATTTGCATAAATTAATCAGACTGACATAGTGGCTGCTTCCTGGCCACAAAATATGTGGTAGCATTAATCACTATTATCATTGTCATGTCTTTCTGCAAAGGTGTTGTGTTTAGGCCACTGTAAGGCAGAGGCACTGAAGAGCCATGTACACAGCCAAACTGGGCATTGTGCAGTCCGTTTGAACACTCCTCGTTGTCGTAGCAACCAGGAAATCTGCACACTGCAGTACTTAGCATTCTAAgtaaaacaaatagaaataaaaaggtaaaaaaaaaaaagagagagagagagaaatatggtagcaccttaaagacaaacttttgtattttttaatgtgaacttctGCAGGCAAACCCACTTCATTGgacaaatacttaggtttttcaTGTAGTGAAGTTTCTAAGGGGACATTTACTAAGCAGTTTCTTAGTGAAGCATGGGAATTGACATGAAAGAAGCAATGTTTGCTTCTGTAAATTAGGAAGCAAAAATATACTTTTTGCACTATGAGGGCAGGCCATAAGAATCTTGATAACTGgaaacacacaaatgcacacatgcTGGAGCACAGAGATAATCAGTAGCTCTATCCATGCAAAGGATTGTATTTTACAGCATCTAAAAGTCTTAACAGTTACAACAACAGATAAAAGTGAACAATTAGTGCTGCCTCTCAGGTCGGAaataaaagggcaggaaattaaaaaagaaaaatgtggagcTGCTTCCTTGCCCCTGAGCTGTCACCTTGGCCCGAGGACAGTTTGGAGTGGGGAGGTGGTGTTGCAGGGGTGGAGCATATCTTTTGAGGGGTCAAAGAGAACTATCCAATTTAAACATGAACCAGGCCTACATAATTATTGTTTTCTGGGATTTCTTACTATAAGGTGCGTCAATATAATTTGGTAAAAGAAGAATGTCACAAaccacaaaaaagggaaaataactTCCACCTACAAATGAGTGTGTGTTGCTCTGTTTTGTGTGTCTTTCTCTTTTAGCACAACGTCCGTGGAGTTGTTTCTATGGCAAATAATGGTCCAAATACAAATGGATCTCAGTTCTTCATCACCTATGGCAAACAGCC
The Pogona vitticeps strain Pit_001003342236 chromosome 1, PviZW2.1, whole genome shotgun sequence genome window above contains:
- the PPIL3 gene encoding peptidyl-prolyl cis-trans isomerase-like 3 isoform X1, translating into MEKEYTAVTLHTDVGDIKIELFCERTPKACENFLALCASDYYSGCIFHRNIKGFMVQTGDPTGSGKGGISIWGRKFEDEYSEYLKHNVRGVVSMANNGPNTNGSQFFITYGKQPHLDMKYTVFGKVIDGLDTLDELEKLPVNEKTFRPLSDVHIKDVTIHANPFAQ
- the PPIL3 gene encoding peptidyl-prolyl cis-trans isomerase-like 3 isoform X2, giving the protein MAVTLHTDVGDIKIELFCERTPKACENFLALCASDYYSGCIFHRNIKGFMVQTGDPTGSGKGGISIWGRKFEDEYSEYLKHNVRGVVSMANNGPNTNGSQFFITYGKQPHLDMKYTVFGKVIDGLDTLDELEKLPVNEKTFRPLSDVHIKDVTIHANPFAQ
- the NIF3L1 gene encoding NIF3-like protein 1; amino-acid sequence: MQPSCLKLIPQHFLRVQSWIHFPLRAFMDLKVLVSSLNDFASLSLAESWDNVGLLVEPSPPHPVSTLFLTNDLTEEVMEEALQKKADLILSYHPPIFQPLKRITWKTWKERLVIRALENRVGIYSPHTAYDAVPHGVNNWLAKGLGACTSVPIQPAVALTYPTGGSYRVEFSACPGENLETVLSRVCALSEVSLVTTVSARVDGEEQTRVSLNCTQQAMLQVVALLSENSLLCQRTEIIPLEKPLISDTGMGRLCTLKEPISISVLVEQVKSHLRLPHVRLALGAGKSLESQVKVVALCAGSGSTVLRGTESDLYLTGEMSHHDVLDAVSKGITVILCEHSNTERGFLLELQQTLAAHLENKVQVIISERDKDPLQVV